A genomic segment from Cyanobium sp. NIES-981 encodes:
- the ntrB gene encoding nitrate ABC transporter permease, with amino-acid sequence MITVPGPRKSAAPHLIRYLSRSSSQWLPPLLGVGGFLALWQFLSMAGLIALPSPASLFTEESTRTLILYPFYDRGGLDKGLFWQTMASLSRVAQGYTLAALVGIGVGITIGLKPAINRAFDPLFQFLRMVAPLAWVPIALVLFQKNQPAAIFVIFITAVWPILINTAEGVRQIPQDYRNVALVLQMSSRRFFTKVLIPSALPYIFTGLRISIGLAWLAIIAAEIVMPGTVGIGFFIWDAYQQNYVGEIVLGVIWIGAIGLVLDRLMAWLQTRISPGQ; translated from the coding sequence ATGATCACTGTTCCAGGCCCGCGGAAATCCGCAGCCCCCCATCTCATTCGTTACCTGAGCCGAAGCTCCTCCCAGTGGCTGCCTCCCCTGCTGGGGGTGGGTGGCTTCCTGGCGCTGTGGCAGTTCCTCTCCATGGCTGGCCTGATTGCCTTGCCCTCGCCCGCCAGCCTGTTCACCGAAGAAAGTACCCGCACCCTCATCCTCTATCCCTTCTATGACCGGGGTGGCCTGGACAAGGGCCTGTTCTGGCAGACCATGGCCAGCCTCAGCCGCGTGGCCCAGGGTTACACCCTGGCGGCCCTGGTGGGGATTGGCGTGGGCATCACGATCGGCCTGAAGCCCGCGATCAACCGCGCCTTTGATCCGCTCTTCCAGTTCCTGCGCATGGTGGCGCCGCTGGCCTGGGTGCCGATCGCCCTGGTGCTGTTCCAGAAGAACCAGCCGGCGGCCATCTTCGTGATCTTCATCACGGCGGTGTGGCCGATCCTGATCAACACCGCCGAAGGCGTGCGCCAGATCCCGCAGGACTACCGCAATGTCGCCCTGGTGCTGCAGATGTCGAGCCGGCGTTTCTTCACCAAGGTGCTGATCCCCTCGGCCCTCCCCTACATCTTCACCGGCCTGCGCATCTCGATCGGCCTGGCCTGGCTGGCGATCATCGCCGCCGAGATCGTGATGCCCGGCACCGTGGGCATCGGCTTCTTCATCTGGGATGCCTACCAGCAGAACTACGTGGGCGAAATCGTGCTCGGCGTGATCTGGATCGGTGCCATCGGCCTGGTGCTCGATCGCCTGATGGCCTGGCTGCAGACCCGCATCTCCCCCGGCCAGTGA
- a CDS encoding nitrate ABC transporter ATP-binding protein (This model describes the ATP binding subunits of ATP-binding cassette (ABC) transporters for nitrate transport, or for bicarbonate transport, in bacteria and archaea.) — protein MTTTPAPSLVDVCAIDKSFALQGGGTYLALRSIDLEIRKGEFISLIGHSGCGKSTLLNMIAGLDLPSEGTVLLDGEAIKRPGPDKMVVFQNYSLLPWLTVRENIALAVDEVMGRIARDERDALVQEHIDMVGLGPAAAKLPLQLSGGMRQRVAIARALAIRPKLLLLDEPFGALDALTRGNLQEKLMQICNEHELTAVMVTHDVDEAVLLSDRIVMLTNGPGSSIGGILEVDIPRPRARLEVVHHPSYYSLRSEIIYFLNRQKRVKQWRSRPHAVVARHGLEKVNLDLGFLPLAASAPLAVAEAHGLFAKHGLDAVSLIRETSWRGIVDGLVDGTLDASLMPAGMPTWMTAGGHGGTPLPIVTPLTLSRNGNGITLGRRLAEQGVRSVEDYRAYLRSHGREPHTMGIVHEASMHNLLLRYWLAANGIDPDRDVHLQALPPAQMLADLKDGSIDGYCVGAPWLDRAIRDGHGIAVAGDLAIWPGHPGKVLGLREDWAIAYPNTHIALTKALLEACRYCADPAHWAELSELLSDRRYLGIKPEMIRFSEASADGDRGGPESESAVPHHLFFGEGLNRPSRTEHLWMMTQMARWGEIPLPRNWVEILERVCQVGVFSTAARELGLEAISYQRQGIELFDGQAFNAEDPIGYLNAQTIKRDFSIAEIPLAPPRRG, from the coding sequence ATGACCACGACCCCAGCCCCATCCCTGGTGGATGTGTGTGCCATCGACAAGAGCTTCGCCCTCCAGGGGGGCGGCACCTACCTGGCCCTGCGGAGCATCGACCTGGAGATCCGCAAGGGCGAATTCATCTCCCTGATCGGCCACTCCGGGTGCGGCAAGAGCACCCTGCTGAACATGATCGCCGGCCTGGATCTGCCCAGCGAAGGCACGGTGCTGCTCGATGGCGAGGCCATCAAGCGCCCCGGTCCCGACAAGATGGTGGTGTTCCAGAACTATTCCCTGCTCCCCTGGCTCACGGTGCGGGAGAACATCGCCCTGGCGGTGGATGAGGTGATGGGCAGGATCGCCCGCGACGAGCGGGATGCCCTGGTGCAAGAGCACATCGACATGGTGGGCCTTGGCCCCGCTGCTGCCAAGCTGCCCCTGCAGCTCTCAGGCGGCATGCGCCAGCGGGTGGCGATCGCCCGGGCCCTGGCGATCCGCCCCAAGCTGCTGCTGCTGGATGAACCCTTCGGGGCGCTTGATGCTCTCACCCGGGGCAATCTGCAGGAAAAGCTCATGCAGATCTGCAACGAGCACGAGCTCACCGCCGTGATGGTGACCCACGACGTGGACGAGGCGGTGCTGCTCTCCGACCGCATCGTGATGCTCACCAATGGCCCGGGCTCCAGCATCGGCGGCATCCTCGAGGTGGACATCCCCCGCCCCCGGGCCCGCCTGGAGGTGGTGCACCACCCCAGCTACTACAGCCTGCGCTCGGAGATCATCTACTTCCTCAACCGCCAGAAGCGGGTGAAGCAGTGGCGCTCCCGGCCCCATGCCGTGGTGGCGCGCCATGGGCTGGAGAAGGTGAACCTGGATCTGGGTTTCCTGCCCCTGGCCGCCAGTGCGCCCCTGGCGGTGGCGGAAGCCCACGGGCTCTTCGCCAAGCACGGCCTCGATGCGGTGAGCCTGATCCGTGAAACCAGCTGGCGCGGCATCGTCGACGGGCTGGTGGACGGCACCCTCGACGCCTCGCTGATGCCGGCCGGGATGCCCACCTGGATGACGGCCGGCGGCCATGGCGGCACGCCCCTGCCGATCGTGACGCCGCTCACCCTCAGTCGCAACGGCAACGGCATCACCCTGGGCCGCCGCCTGGCGGAGCAGGGGGTGCGCAGCGTGGAGGACTACCGCGCCTATCTCAGGAGCCACGGGCGTGAGCCCCACACGATGGGGATCGTGCACGAGGCCTCCATGCACAACCTGCTGCTGCGCTACTGGCTGGCGGCCAACGGCATCGACCCCGACAGGGACGTGCACCTGCAGGCCCTGCCGCCGGCCCAGATGCTCGCCGACCTCAAGGATGGCAGCATCGACGGCTACTGCGTGGGTGCCCCCTGGCTCGACCGGGCCATCCGCGACGGCCACGGCATCGCGGTGGCCGGTGATCTGGCGATCTGGCCCGGCCATCCCGGCAAGGTGCTGGGGCTGCGCGAAGACTGGGCGATCGCCTACCCCAACACCCACATCGCCCTCACCAAGGCGTTGCTGGAGGCCTGCCGCTACTGCGCCGATCCGGCCCACTGGGCCGAGCTGAGCGAGCTGCTCAGCGACCGCCGCTACCTGGGCATCAAGCCGGAGATGATCCGCTTCAGCGAGGCCAGCGCCGATGGGGATCGGGGCGGACCGGAGAGCGAGAGCGCCGTGCCGCATCACCTGTTCTTCGGGGAGGGGCTGAACCGCCCCAGCCGCACCGAACACCTCTGGATGATGACCCAGATGGCCCGCTGGGGTGAAATCCCCCTGCCGCGCAACTGGGTGGAGATCCTCGAGCGCGTCTGCCAGGTGGGGGTGTTCAGCACCGCCGCCCGGGAGCTCGGCCTCGAGGCGATCAGCTATCAGCGGCAGGGCATCGAGCTCTTCGATGGCCAGGCCTTCAACGCCGAAGACCCGATCGGTTACCTCAACGCCCAGACGATCAAACGCGATTTCAGCATCGCTGAGATCCCGCTGGCCCCGCCCCGGCGCGGCTGA
- a CDS encoding nitrate ABC transporter ATP-binding protein (This model describes the ATP binding subunits of ATP-binding cassette (ABC) transporters for nitrate transport, or for bicarbonate transport, in bacteria and archaea.): MSPLLQTAPESLTAPPAHEPFLRFENVSKVYPTPNGPYPVLDGIELGINEGEFMCVIGHSGCGKSTLLNMVSGFATPSSGQVVLHGNRITRPGPDRMVVFQGYALLPWFTAYENVYLAVDSVKPNLSEQEKREITREHLAMVGLSEAAEKKILQLSGGMKQRVAIARALAIRPEVLILDEPFGALDAITKEELQEELLTIWNTQKCTVLMITHDIDEALFLADRLVMMTNGPAAKIGEIMEINFPRPRNREEMMEDPHYYALRNQALDFLYSRFAHDDTAD, from the coding sequence ATGTCCCCACTGCTGCAAACCGCTCCGGAGAGCCTGACGGCTCCCCCGGCCCATGAGCCCTTCCTGCGTTTCGAGAACGTCAGCAAGGTGTATCCCACCCCCAACGGTCCCTATCCGGTGCTCGATGGCATCGAGCTGGGCATCAACGAGGGGGAGTTCATGTGCGTGATCGGCCACTCCGGCTGCGGCAAGTCCACTCTGCTCAACATGGTGTCGGGGTTCGCCACCCCGAGCAGCGGCCAGGTGGTGCTGCATGGCAACAGGATCACCAGGCCCGGCCCCGATCGCATGGTGGTGTTCCAGGGCTATGCCCTGCTGCCCTGGTTCACGGCCTACGAGAATGTGTATCTGGCGGTGGATTCCGTCAAACCCAACCTCTCCGAGCAGGAGAAGCGGGAGATCACGCGGGAACACCTGGCCATGGTGGGCCTCAGCGAGGCCGCCGAGAAGAAGATCCTCCAGCTCTCGGGCGGCATGAAGCAGCGGGTGGCGATTGCCCGCGCTCTGGCGATCCGCCCGGAGGTGCTGATTCTCGATGAACCCTTCGGGGCCCTCGATGCCATCACCAAGGAGGAGCTGCAGGAGGAGCTGCTCACCATCTGGAACACCCAGAAGTGCACGGTGCTGATGATCACCCATGACATCGACGAGGCCTTGTTCCTGGCCGACAGGCTGGTGATGATGACCAACGGCCCGGCCGCGAAGATCGGCGAAATCATGGAGATCAACTTCCCAAGGCCGCGCAACCGGGAGGAGATGATGGAGGATCCCCACTACTACGCCCTGCGCAACCAGGCGCTGGATTTCCTCTACAGCCGTTTTGCCCACGACGACACGGCGGACTGA